Proteins co-encoded in one Chiroxiphia lanceolata isolate bChiLan1 chromosome 21, bChiLan1.pri, whole genome shotgun sequence genomic window:
- the LOC116797162 gene encoding LOW QUALITY PROTEIN: carboxyl-terminal PDZ ligand of neuronal nitric oxide synthase protein-like (The sequence of the model RefSeq protein was modified relative to this genomic sequence to represent the inferred CDS: inserted 1 base in 1 codon; deleted 2 bases in 1 codon): MPVKNRYNLVDDGCDSRVPLHNEEAFQHGIHFQAKYIGSLDVPRPNSRVEIVAAMRRIRYEFKAKNIKKKKVSIIVSVDGVKVILRKKQKRKEWTWDESKMVVMHDPVYRIFYVSHDSQDLKXFSYLARDGANNSFRCNVFKSKKKNQAMRVVRTVGQAFEVCHKLSLQHALHNADGQADGASDKSAEEQPLEVHQIKGSKITDVDEVGIDTEGICMSERGPRELSGARGDLGMLKPGQASKDKNGQDAENCSLHLASSQQLLSPSSPCSSASITPLASQHCLQLLQQQLLQQQQQTQVAVAQVQLLKDQLAAETAARIEAQARCDQLLLTNRDLLQHVSLLVRQLTVLEAREEQRDEHRQPVDRSLQNLSLAQSLSLNLKNHYSLDVHLPSTSTPASILGSPVAPGSLPTLGPRDSYLNLVSLDRGSHRCSSKEGDECLAVLEGQDGLSRRVEGSEVSDFALLNGSSRQKADDTDRGDEDRRQPPIPKLNPPPPILRKRSSKTSPSLEVEVKPESAANLSLPSASISSLTSITASSLTLLDSEARTPARSTASSTEPGPAGMCQRSLGKDRTGESGPMSPLASIHDPAASETLAKELAALGSPTDSSLPFSSADDTCLHISFSEDELDTAMGPSRVLS, encoded by the exons TATGAATTCAAAGCCAAGAACATTAAGAAGAAGAAGGTGAGCATCATCGTGTCCGTGGACGGGGTGAAGGTGATCCTGCGCAAGAAGCAGAAG AGAAAGGAGTGGACCTGGGACGAGAGTAAGATGGTGGTGATGCACGACCCCGTGTACAG AATCTTCTACGTCTCTCATGACTCACAAGACCTGA ATTTCAGCTACCTCGCAAGGGACGGCGCCAACAACTCCTTCAGGTGCAACGTCTTCAAATCCAAGAAGAAG AACCAGGCGATGCGCGTGGTGCGCACCGTGGGACAGGCCTTCGAGGTGTGCCACAAGCTGAGCCTGCAGCACGCCCTGCACAACGCCGACGGGCAGGCGGACGGGGCCAGCGACAAGTCAGCCGAGGAGCAGCCGCTGGAAG TCCACCAGATAAAGGGCTCCAAGATCACGGATGTGGACGAGGTTGGCATCGACACGGAGGGCATCTGTATGTCTGAGAGGGGACCCAGAGAGCTGTCAGGTGCCAGGGGAGACCTTGGCATGCTGAAACCTGGGCAAGCCTCAAAGGATAAGAACGGCCAG GATGCCGAGAACTGCTCCCTACACCTggccagctcccagcagctgctcagcccgagcagcccctgctcctcgGCCTCCATCACCCCGCTGgcctcccagcactgcctccagctgctccagcagcagctcctccagcagcagcagcagacgCAGGTGGCTGTGGCCCAG GTGCAGCTGCTGAAGGACCAACTGGCGGCCGAGACAGCGGCGCGGATCGAGGCGCAGGCCCGT TGCgaccagctcctgctgaccAACCGCGACCTGCTGCAGCACGTCTCGCTGCTGGTGCGGCAGCTCACGGTGCTGGAGGCCCGCGAGGAGCAGCGGGATGAGCACCGGCAGCCGG TTGACCGCTCCTTGCAAAACCTGTCCCTGGCCCAATCCCTCTCCCTGAACCTGAAGAACCACTACAGCCTGGACGTCCACCTGCCGTCCACCTCCACCCCCGCCAGCATCCTGGGCAGCCCCGTGGCCCCCGGCTCGCTGCCCACCCTGGGCCCCAGGGACTCCTACCTCAACCTCGTCAGCCTGGACAGGGGCAGCCACCGCTGCAGTAGCAAGGAGGGGGACGAgtgcctggcagtgctggaggggcaggacGGGCTCAGCCGGCGCGTGGAGGGCTCCGAGGTCAGTGACTTCGCTCTGCTCAACGGGAGCAGCCGGCAGAAGGCGGATGACACGGACAGAGGGGACGAGGACAG GCGGCAGCCACCCATTCCCAAGCTCAACCCACCACCGCCCATCCTACGCAAAAGGTCAAGCAAGACCTCCCCGAGCCTGGAGGTGGAGGTGAAGCCTGAGAGCGCtgccaacctgagcctgcccagTGCCAGCATCTCCAGCCTCACCAGCAtcactgccagctccctcacccTCTTGGACTCTGAGGCAAGGACTCCCGCACGGAGCACTGCCTCCAGCACGGAGCCCGGCCCTGCTGGGATGTGCCAGCGCAGCCTGGGCAAGGACAGGACTGGAGAGAGCGGGCCAATGTCCCCCTTGGCCAGCATCCATGACCCAGCAGCCAGTGAAACCTTGGCCAAGGAGTtggcagccctgggcagccccacagacagctccctgcccttctcctctGCGGACGACACCTGCTTGCACATCAGCTTCTCTGAGGATGAGCTGGACACTGCCATGGGGCCCAGCAGGGTCCTCTCTTAG